A single genomic interval of Primulina huaijiensis isolate GDHJ02 chromosome 7, ASM1229523v2, whole genome shotgun sequence harbors:
- the LOC140980506 gene encoding cysteine-tryptophan domain-containing zinc finger protein 3-like, producing the protein MGSWESGPGMIQAPELEEGEACYYKDDGRTDPDIALSYIGDRVQSLLGHFQKDFEGGVSAENLGAKYGGYGSFLPMHQLSPLVLSQPKSPRMVQNFRRPRFPDNCLQEGPSPNSTQLSDAPATLRNVFSSSPGIFPSQNFKVATKDSSIRENTFDSSHKDAEAFTGKAELPPSKSDNPTEQRTLKVRLKLGSEMVAQYNAEIHSLGLTSPSSSTEYCPEESAGIKLEYGETPYVSPANILQIMTSFLVSGGSLLSPLSEDFLSLDRDTESSARREYKINSGSSAITLGFENKDIVKEKRAKSSDNFENFEKSENECIPDLNDSQKKTSGNETLGCGLQPLNGLNSRPLSDAVCSTNEPLKEAVRPPDVVRGSEMDVPPDNVRAFEKDVPLKKRKGSKDRLNGRSVSSDLVENASLGCTATQSYSKYDQKESRYSDGLKFGEDLTRVSQNDISVNYGQDSRNRVKSYSDVSDGESIKVAMNKFSLKVGMKVKSGEHDNLGLSLDVNKLSVDKNPKATQNSAKLASKSADILRDGGCAAPKVKNSGKKKNLVNPNQKDVLDTSIEHMDNPKCLLERPSGDRSKNSNPDAAKEETGYTDKFKVKSCNKTYADKSSSETHVIEPSAEAIPFKEGMITGTEGTVVDPVLIQEDWVGCDRCEKWRLLPYGTKSNQLPEKWICSMLNWLPGMNSCDVGEDVTTNAVRASLSVPIPENHYNAQAHADTSMPVVASVGAHHFTPNHQNFTSDKVAYQAKRRSLKESSNTVSMSYPAPPNIVQKKFQRHSMNSTKLKEVNQPFAGPEATKECKVPHPKKSAIGIGRLNKRKDENTGEDFVNLRKKIKKESFQHVQGTVKMIKSKDALNVDNFQVSTRNLDWLDHNLNSDLPHKESVKEEKKLSLRKDSSFREKGSLHIHVKKQKDQIQDLTDGQFFNINASSRKEVSIKKRKFMDCDNREYREVAQQSIKKEEKDIDFQREQKSRVSQIDDEFKRSKGGDSSKRKVTDARVILSRGNEKSTNSVKEKEQSKNIKVKLPQSKNLKLKLPLTKEDIDELRKDLGCVSMAATSSCSKISDSRKNGVGFIDKVKGSPEESVSSSPVRTPYLNQVLPVTSDSAGKVGSRVNEFSAMGSGKKSLGVNRNSDLGIKRKGKTTGVRNVESFKNTAGFRESIAVEIPCGEHISSGNQPCEFLETPLVDNKSGILEQCGQCPPRLLVNCIHRKEEMSMDLSKAFSPQQSSGKRNRTHGERLAEKVSDLSTGSEILDLKEKLKEEIDVDDNYHVQSEVLSNVKHSFSDESSIKSVHHGKSAALETSFVNENVFILPLSTALKEAQDALKKAEQLKSHADLIKNSGFGSESNYEYLKAALKFLHGASLLEACNGESIKDWKTNLMQVYGTAAKLCETCAYEYEKSCELAAAALAYKCVEVAYLKIVYCKSSGTHRIWRDLQSSMQMLPQGESPSSSASDIDNFNNLVVAERAASSKGNDSHALNHVMVPRNRSNLARLLDFTKDVNSAMEAAKKSLDMYKAAYVKFEESQNKEAIASVKRVIDFSFHDVKELINSVWLAFDAINRQAPSRTRE; encoded by the exons ATGGGGAGTTGGGAAAGTGGGCCTGGAATGATCCAAGCGCCAGAGCTTGAAGAAGGAGAGGCTTGCTACTACAAGGACGATGGAAGAACGGACCCTGACATTGCTCTCTCTTACATT GGAGACAGGGTTCAAAGTTTACTTGGCCATTTTCAGAAAGATTTTGAGGGAGGGGTTTCGGCGGAAAATTTGG GGGCAAAATATGGTGGATATGGTTCATTTTTACCCATGCACCAGCTTTCTCCTTTAGTACTGTCGCAACCAAAATCCCCCCGCATGGTTCAAAATTTCCGCAGGCCTAGATTTCCTGATAATTGCCTTCAAGAG GGTCCTTCCCCTAATTCTACCCAGCTAAGTGATGCGCCTGCCACTCTAAGGAATGTCTTTTCTTCTTCCCCCGGTATTTTTCCGTCCCAAAACTTTAAAGTTGCCACTAAGGATTCGTCAATCAGAGAAAACACATTTGATTCTTCTCATAAAGATGCTGAGGCTTTTACTGGAAAAGCTGAACTTCCTCCAAGTAAGTCAGACAATCCAACAGAGCAGAGAACACTGAAGGTTCGTCTTAAATTGGGTTCAGAGATGGTGGCACAATATAATGCTGAAATACACAGTCTCGGGCTTACATCTCCATCTTCGTCCACTGAATATTGTCCTGAGGAGAGTGCCGGAATAAAGCTTGAATATGGTGAGACTCCTTATGTATCTCCTGCAAATATTCTTCAG ATAATGACTTCGTTCCTAGTTTCTGGTGGTTCTCTTCTTTCACCTCTCTCTGAAGATTTTCTGAGCTTAGACAGAGATACAGAATCTTCTGCAAGAAGGGAGTACAAGATTAACTCTGGGAGTTCTGCCATCACCCTTGGGTTTGAGAACAAAGATATTGTAAAGGAGAAAAGAGCAAAATCTTCAGAtaactttgaaaattttgagaagTCTGAAAACGAGTGTATACCAGATCTGAATGATTCACAGAAGAAGACTTCAGGAAATGAGACCCTGGGATGCGGACTTCAGCCTCTCAATGGCTTGAACTCAAGACCTTTATCTGATGCAGTCTGCAGCACTAATGAGCCTCTGAAAGAAGCTGTTAGGCCACCTGATGTTGTTAGGGGATCTGAGATGGATGTCCCACCTGATAATGTTAGGGCCTTTGAGAAGGATGTCCCACTGAAGAAGAGGAAAGGAAGTAAAGATAGGTTGAATGGAAGATCAGTGTCAAGTGATTTGGTCGAGAATGCTTCATTAGGCTGTACAGCAACCCAAAGTTATAGTAAGTATGATCAGAAAGAATCTAGATATAGTGATGGACTCAAGTTTGGTGAAGATCTAACAAGAGTTTCTCAGAATGATATTTCAGTTAATTATGGTCAGGATAGCAGGAACAGAGTTAAATCTTACTCTGATGTTTCTGATGGTGAAAGTATTAAAGTAGCCATGAATAAGTTCAGCTTGAAAGTTGGTATGAAAGTTAAATCTGGTGAACACGATAATTTAGGGTTATCTCTTGATGTAAATAAGTTATCTGTTGATAAAAATCCAAAAGCCACTCAAAATAGTGCCAAGTTGGCATCAAAATCTGCTGATATTTTGAGGGATGGTGGGTGTGCAGCACCGAAAGTCAAGAACAGTGGAAAGAAAAAGAATTTGGTGAATCCCAACCAGAAAGATGTGCTAGATACCAGTATTGAACATATGGATAACCCTAAATGTTTACTGGAAAGGCCTTCTGGTGACAGGTCAAAGAACTCTAATCCTGATGCTGCGAAGGAAGAGACTGGATATACTGATAAATTTAAGGtgaaatcatgtaataaaacatACGCAGACAAGAGTTCTTCTGAAACTCATGTGATTGAGCCTTCTGCTGAAGCCATACCTTTTAAGGAAGGAATGATCACTGGGACAGAGGGGACAGTGGTGGATCCTGTATTAATACAGGAAGATTGGGTTGGCTGTGATCGTTGTGAGAAATGGCGTCTTCTACCATATGGTACAAAGTCTAATCAACTGCCGGAGAAGTGGATTTGCAGCATGCTTAACTGGCT TCCAGGAATGAACAGTTGTGACGTTGGTGAAGACGTTACTACAAATGCCGTCCGTGCTTCATTATCAGTTCCAATCCCTGAAAATCACTATAATGCTCAAGCACATGCTGACACATCCATGCCTGTAGTGGCTTCAGTTGGTGCTCATCATTTTACTCCCAACCACCAGAACTTTACTTCTGATAAAGTGGCTTATCAAGCTAAGAGGCGAAGCTTAAAAGAAAGTTCAAACACTGTTAGCATGAGCTATCCGGCCCCGCCTAATATTGTTCAAAAGAAGTTCCAACGCCATTCCATGAATAGCAcgaagttgaaggaggtgaaccAACCTTTTGCAGGACCAGAGGCAACTAAAGAATGCAAAGTACCACATCCAAAAAAGTCAGCAATTGGCATAGGCAGATTGAACAAAAGAAAAGATGAGAATACGGGTGAAG ATTTTGTAAACctgagaaaaaaaatcaagaaagaatCTTTTCAACATGTTCAAGGGACGGTGAAAATGATTAAAAGTAAGGATGCTCTAAATGTGGACAATTTCCAGGTTTCCACTAGAAACCTGGATTGGCTTGACCAcaatttgaattctgatttaCCCCATAAGGAATCTGTAAAGGAGGAGAAGAAATTAAGTTTACGAAAAGATTCAAGCTTTAGAGAAAAAGGTAGTCTTCATATTCATGTGAAGAAACAGAAAGACCAGATACAGGATTTAACAGATGGTCAGTTTTTTAACATAAATGCAAGTAGTAGAAAAGAAGTATCTATAAAGAAGAGAAAATTCATGGATTGTGACAACAGAGAGTATCGAGAAGTGGCACAGCAATCGATAAAAAAGGAGGAGAAGGATATTGATTTTCAGAGAGAACAAAAATCCAGAGTGTCTCAGATTGATGATGAGTTCAAAAGAAGCAAGGGTGGTGACTCATCAAAAAGAAAGGTTACGGACGCTAGAGTTATTTTGTCAAGAGGTAATGAAAAATCAACTAACAGTGTTAAGGAAAAAGAACAGTCAAAGAATATTAAAGTGAAGTTACCACAGTCAAAGAATCTTAAGTTGAAGTTACCACTGACCAAGGAGGATATAGATGAGCTGAGAAAGGATTTGGGGTGTGTTTCGATGGCTGCCACTTCAAGCTGCTCCAAGATTTCTGACTCCCGTAAAAATGGAGTTGGTTTTATAGACAAGGTCAAAGGCTCACCGGAGGAGTCAGTTTCCTCATCTCCTGTGAGGACCCCCTATCTGAATCAGGTCTTACCAGTTACATCGGATAGTGCAGGTAAGGTTGGTTCTAGAGTAAATGAATTTTCTGCAATGGGGAGTGGGAAGAAATCTTTGGGCGTAAATAGAAATTCTGACTTGGGGATAAAGCGGAAAGGGAAAACCACTGGCGTCCGTAACGTTGAATCCTTTAAAAACACCGCTGGTTTTCGAGAAAGTATTGCCGTGGAAATACCTTGTGGTGAACATATATCAAGTGGCAACCAACCTTGTGAATTTTTAGAGACTCCTTTGGTTGATAACAAAAGCGGTATCTTGGAACAATGTGGCCAATGTCCCCCCAGATTACTTGTTAATTGCATTCATAGAAAGGAGGAAATGAGCATGGACTTATCGAAAGCATTTTCACCTCAACAGAGCTCTGGAAAGAGGAATAGAACACATGGTGAGAGGTTGGCAGAGAAGGTTTCTGATCTATCTACTGGCTCAGAAATTTTGGATTTAAAGGAAAAACTGAAAGAAGAGATAGATGTTGATGACAACTATCATGTGCAGTCTGAAGTGTTGAGTAATGTGAAACATTCATTCTCAGACGAGTCTAGCATAAAATCTGTTCATCACGGAAAATCTGCTGCTCTAGAAACAAGCTTTGTGAATGAAAATGTCTTCATTCTTCCTCTCTCTACTGCCTTAAAAGAAGCTCAAGATGCTTTGAAAAAAGCTGAACAACTTAAATCTCATGCCGATCTGATCAAG AACTCTGGTTTTGGCTCTGAAAGTAACTATGAATACTTAAAAGCTGCTCTTAAGTTTCTTCATGGCGCTTCACTTTTAGAGGCCTGCAACGGTGAAAGCATAAAAGATTGGAAGACTAATCTTATGCAAGTCTATGGTACTGCTGCCAAACTTTGCGA AACCTGTGCCTATGAATATGAAAAAAGCTGTGAACTGGCTGCTGCTGCTTTGGCCTATAAATGTGTGGAAGTGGCTTATCTGAAGATAGTATACTGCAAAAGCAGTGGTACACACCGAATTTGGCGCGATTTGCAATCAAGTATGCAGATGCTTCCTCAAG GTGAATCTCCATCATCTTCAGCATCTGATATTGATAACTTCAACAATTTAGTGGTGGCGGAGCGGGCCGCTTCATCTAAGGGCAATGATTCTCATGCATTGAATCATGTTATGGTTCCTCGCAACCGCTCGAACCTTGCTCGGCTGCTTGACTTT ACAAAAGATGTAAATTCTGCTATGGAAGCTGCCAAAAAGTCGCTAGATATGTATAAAGCGGCTTATGTTAAGTTTGAGGAGTCACAGAATAAAGAGGCCATTGCTTCTGTCAAGAGAGTCATTGACTTCAGCTTCCATGATGTCAAGGAGCTTATAAATTCTGTGTGGCTTGCATTTGATGCCATAAACCGCCAAGCTCCCAGTCGCACCAGAGAATAA